Proteins encoded within one genomic window of Brienomyrus brachyistius isolate T26 chromosome 22, BBRACH_0.4, whole genome shotgun sequence:
- the LOC125718166 gene encoding nucleoside diphosphate kinase B: MAGIQERTFIAVKPDGVQRGLVGDIIKRFEQKGFKLVAMKFLQASEDLLKQHYIDLKDKPFYNGLVKYMASGPVVAMVWEGLNVVKTGRVMLGETNPADSKPGSIRGDFCIQVGRNIIHGSDSVESANTEINLWFKAEELVAYKSCAQDWIYE, translated from the exons ATGGCTGGCATCCAGGAGCGTACCTTCATTGCCGTCAAACCCGATGGCGTGCAGAGGGGTCTTGTCGGGGACATCATCAAGCGCTTTGAGCAGAAAGGATTTAAACTCGTTGCCATGAAATTTCTCCAG GCCTCTGAAGACCTCCTCAAGCAGCATTACATTGACCTTAAAGATAAGCCGTTCTATAATGGACTGGTTAAGTACATGGCCTCCGGTCCTGTAGTGGCAATG GTGTGGGAAGGTCTGAATGTGGTAAAAACGGGAAGAGTGATGCTGGGAGAGACAAATCCTGCAGACTCCAAGCCCGGAAGCATCCGCGGAGACTTCTGCATTCAAGTTGGCAG GAACATCATCCATGGAAGCGATTCTGTTGAAAGCGCAAATACTGAGATCAATCTGTGGTTTAaggccgaggagctggtggCGTACAAAAGCTGCGCACAAGACTGGATCTACGAGTGA